One Anastrepha obliqua isolate idAnaObli1 chromosome 6, idAnaObli1_1.0, whole genome shotgun sequence DNA window includes the following coding sequences:
- the LOC129249954 gene encoding uncharacterized protein LOC129249954 isoform X1: MNAFYTKMEVLLSLVVDDICEVKSDSFLLNLRKKRRVKLQRRLHIVKCSLKRKIPKNKSFFETIQLFSEDVFYSHFRMNWSTFECLKADLTPFWSTARTGRCGKSLDKCLYVTLWKLCNSRVTFRQLSDRFGIANGAAHYLFKKTIKVLCELKSEIKWPSVEQQQTIMTEFENSRENPFPFIIGCLDGTHFNIPTPSEDAISYYDRKGKHSVQMQAICDSQFRLLDVFIGYPGSCHDANVWRSSPVWHNVRAVTASTRCNNIG, translated from the exons atgaacgcgTTTTACACTAAAATGGAAGTATTATTGAGTTTAGTTGTTGACGATAtatgtgaagtaaaaagtgatagttttttgctaaatttaagaaaaaaaagacgTGTAAAGCTACAAAGAAGATTACATATAgtaaaatgttcattaaaacgaaaaattcccaaaaataaatctttttttgaaacaatacaATTGTTTTCCGAGGACGTATTTTATTCTCATTTTCGAATGAATTGGTCCACTTttgag tgttTGAAAGCCGATTTAACCCCATTTTGGTCAACCGCAAGGACTGGTCGTTGCGGAAAATCTTTGGATAAATGTTTGTACGTAacattatggaaattatgtaatAGCAGGGTCACTTTCCGACAGCTTTCGGATCGGTTTGGTATTGCGAACGGAGCTGCACATTACCTgttcaaaaaaacaattaaagtcCTCTGTGAATTGAAGAGCGAAATAAAATGGCCATCTGTTGAACAGCAGCAAACAATCATGACGGAATTCGAAAACAGCAGAGAGAATCCGTTTCccttcataattggttgtttaGATGGAACGCACTTCAATATACCCACGCCTAGTGAAGATGCTATTAGCTACTATGACCGCAAAGGGAAACATTCTGTCCAAATGCAG GCCATATGTGATAGTCAATTTCGTCTTTTGGATGTCTTTATTGGTTATCCAGGCAGCTGCCACGATGCTAATGTCTGGAGAAGTAGCCCAGTATGGCATAACGTCCGGGCAGTTACAGCTAGCACCAGGTGCAATAATATTGGGTGA
- the LOC129249954 gene encoding uncharacterized protein LOC129249954 isoform X2 — MNAFYTKMEVLLSLVVDDICEVKSDSFLLNLRKKRRVKLQRRLHIVKCSLKRKIPKNKSFFETIQLFSEDVFYSHFRMNWSTFECLKADLTPFWSTARTGRCGKSLDKCLYVTLWKLCNSRVTFRQLSDRFGIANGAAHYLFKKTIKVLCELKSEIKWPSVEQQQTIMTEFENSRENPFPFIIGCLDGTHFNIPTPSEDAISYYDRKGKHSVQMQAAATMLMSGEVAQYGITSGQLQLAPETTDTSPGKKKNSTHV; from the exons atgaacgcgTTTTACACTAAAATGGAAGTATTATTGAGTTTAGTTGTTGACGATAtatgtgaagtaaaaagtgatagttttttgctaaatttaagaaaaaaaagacgTGTAAAGCTACAAAGAAGATTACATATAgtaaaatgttcattaaaacgaaaaattcccaaaaataaatctttttttgaaacaatacaATTGTTTTCCGAGGACGTATTTTATTCTCATTTTCGAATGAATTGGTCCACTTttgag tgttTGAAAGCCGATTTAACCCCATTTTGGTCAACCGCAAGGACTGGTCGTTGCGGAAAATCTTTGGATAAATGTTTGTACGTAacattatggaaattatgtaatAGCAGGGTCACTTTCCGACAGCTTTCGGATCGGTTTGGTATTGCGAACGGAGCTGCACATTACCTgttcaaaaaaacaattaaagtcCTCTGTGAATTGAAGAGCGAAATAAAATGGCCATCTGTTGAACAGCAGCAAACAATCATGACGGAATTCGAAAACAGCAGAGAGAATCCGTTTCccttcataattggttgtttaGATGGAACGCACTTCAATATACCCACGCCTAGTGAAGATGCTATTAGCTACTATGACCGCAAAGGGAAACATTCTGTCCAAATGCAG GCAGCTGCCACGATGCTAATGTCTGGAGAAGTAGCCCAGTATGGCATAACGTCCGGGCAGTTACAGCTAGCACCAG AGACAACGGACACCTCACCagggaagaaaaaaaattcaacacacGTCTAA